From Sulfurovum zhangzhouensis, the proteins below share one genomic window:
- a CDS encoding MBL fold metallo-hydrolase codes for MQFTFLGTSAGKPTRERNVTALGLEFDQDTQWYLFDCGEGTQHQLLHSRLSVGKLSTIFITHMHGDHYYGLPGLLSSKKLDKALNPLSIYGPKGIRKFIECVMNDISYEKLGYDLTIIEYTSQDEYTFDKFTLKVLPLVHSVDSHAFYIRENDTCNRLDEEKLRAIGVEPSPLYGELKRGKTIIVNGEKLHPESFMLEPQIGRKVIIAGDNDKPEILGGYLDELDLLIHECTYLQETYDNLPIKVQHTTAKDLGKCAQDHFVKNLIATHINPRYNESGKINIETVIKEIVRYYKGRLFIAHDFDSFSLSRDGIITLF; via the coding sequence ATGCAGTTTACATTTTTGGGTACAAGTGCCGGAAAACCGACAAGAGAAAGGAATGTCACTGCATTAGGATTGGAGTTTGATCAAGACACACAATGGTACCTCTTTGACTGTGGAGAAGGAACCCAGCACCAACTTCTACACAGCAGACTATCTGTAGGTAAGCTTAGTACGATTTTCATTACACATATGCATGGAGATCATTACTATGGTCTACCCGGACTACTCTCCTCAAAAAAGCTCGACAAAGCACTGAATCCTTTGAGCATTTATGGTCCAAAAGGGATCAGAAAGTTCATAGAGTGTGTGATGAATGATATCAGTTACGAGAAACTTGGCTATGATCTAACTATCATTGAGTATACATCTCAAGATGAATATACCTTTGATAAATTCACCTTAAAGGTCTTGCCACTGGTGCACTCTGTAGATAGCCATGCATTTTATATCAGGGAAAATGATACCTGCAACCGTCTTGATGAAGAAAAACTCAGAGCGATAGGTGTGGAGCCTTCACCGCTGTATGGAGAACTGAAAAGAGGGAAAACCATCATAGTAAATGGAGAAAAACTCCATCCGGAATCCTTTATGCTTGAACCCCAAATAGGTAGGAAAGTGATCATTGCAGGAGACAATGATAAACCGGAGATTCTAGGCGGTTATCTTGATGAGCTAGACCTTTTGATCCATGAGTGTACCTACCTGCAGGAGACCTATGACAACCTACCGATCAAAGTACAGCATACTACAGCAAAAGACCTAGGTAAATGTGCTCAAGACCACTTTGTCAAAAACCTGATCGCTACACATATCAACCCCCGTTATAATGAAAGTGGAAAGATCAATATCGAAACAGTCATTAAAGAGATAGTACGTTATTATAAAGGAAGACTTTTTATCGCACATGATTTTGATAGTTTTAGCTTAAGCAGGGATGGTATCATCACATTATTTTAA
- a CDS encoding cation-transporting P-type ATPase, with translation MIDKNFIQSIDDWHHKSPDETLSLLKTSTEGLSQKSAEQRALEFGSNELPKPVRPHILMRFLSHFHNILIYVLLSAAVITALLEHFVDTAVIVSVVIINALIGFLQEGKAEKAMDAIRNMLALKAKIIREGKHQSISAESLVPGDIVLLEAGDKVPADLRLLSIHGLKIQEAVLTGESITVEKHIEATEAESSLGDRFSMAFSGTTVASGEGIGVVVATATQTQIGRISGLLSSVETLNTPLVIQMARFAKLLTLFILTVAAMILLFSYYVLHQDFTTIFMAVVGLSVAAIPEGLPAVLSITLAVGVQAMAKRNAIVRRLPAIETLGSVSVICSDKTGTLTRNEMNVVSIVTGKDQFEITGTGYEPSGEIKVDKTTVNVAAYPLLEEIGLAATLCNNSRLLHDNEHWSVEGDPMEGALLALSGKTGINIIKTREEWLRTDVIPFDTKYKYMATLNHDHDNNAFIFVKGAPEVLFDLCTLQRCSNHENEPIDKFYWKEQADSIAAQGQRLLAFALKPVMPGHTVLEHDDITDSLIFLGLVGLIDPPRAEVIEAIAECHRAGIEVKMITGDHALTAVAIGKQLGLHHSEKVLTGIELEKIDDKALPDAIMQTGIFARTSPEDKLRLVMAMQSSGMTVAMTGDGVNDAPALKRAGVGIAMGRTGTEAAKEAAEIVLTDDNFASIVAAVREGRTVYNNLKKVISWTLPTNAGEAMTIITAILFGLSLPITPIQILWVNMITAVTLGIALAFEPIEEHTMQRPPHPRNESLLSGGLVWHIILVASLFLVGIFGIYEYALWKGYTENLARTIAMNTLVCMEIFHLLFIRNMHNIIWGWKSIRATTTVWISISMVVFGQFALTYLPWLQSIFETEAVGLFDMLVILGISVLMFLIIELEKQIRIRWTK, from the coding sequence ATGATAGACAAAAACTTCATTCAGTCGATTGATGACTGGCATCATAAATCCCCTGATGAAACACTTTCATTACTCAAAACTAGCACAGAAGGCTTAAGTCAGAAAAGTGCCGAACAAAGAGCACTGGAGTTTGGATCTAACGAGCTACCAAAACCTGTACGTCCTCATATTCTAATGCGTTTTCTTTCTCACTTTCATAACATACTTATCTATGTTCTTCTATCAGCAGCAGTAATCACGGCACTTCTTGAACACTTTGTCGATACCGCTGTGATCGTTTCCGTGGTGATCATCAATGCGTTGATCGGGTTTTTACAGGAGGGAAAAGCTGAAAAAGCCATGGATGCTATCAGGAATATGCTTGCATTAAAAGCCAAAATCATCCGTGAGGGAAAACATCAAAGTATTTCAGCCGAATCATTGGTCCCCGGAGATATCGTACTACTTGAAGCCGGAGATAAAGTACCTGCTGATTTACGCCTGTTAAGTATCCATGGACTGAAGATTCAGGAAGCTGTTCTCACCGGGGAGTCGATCACCGTTGAGAAGCATATTGAGGCAACTGAAGCAGAATCCTCTTTAGGTGATCGCTTCAGTATGGCATTTAGCGGAACTACGGTAGCAAGCGGTGAAGGCATAGGAGTAGTAGTTGCTACAGCCACACAAACTCAAATTGGTCGTATCAGCGGTTTGCTTTCAAGCGTGGAGACACTCAATACGCCATTAGTAATACAAATGGCACGTTTTGCTAAATTACTTACACTCTTTATTTTGACTGTAGCAGCGATGATACTGCTTTTCAGTTATTATGTTTTGCACCAGGATTTTACAACAATATTCATGGCTGTTGTGGGTCTGTCTGTTGCTGCCATACCGGAAGGTTTACCCGCGGTGCTTAGCATCACACTTGCTGTAGGCGTACAGGCTATGGCAAAAAGAAATGCCATCGTACGTCGCCTTCCAGCCATTGAAACACTTGGATCTGTCTCTGTGATCTGTTCAGACAAAACAGGAACATTGACACGCAATGAGATGAATGTAGTCTCCATTGTTACCGGCAAAGATCAATTTGAAATCACCGGAACAGGCTACGAACCATCCGGAGAGATAAAAGTCGATAAAACAACAGTTAATGTCGCTGCATACCCTCTTCTCGAAGAGATCGGACTAGCAGCTACATTGTGCAATAACTCCCGACTACTTCATGATAATGAACACTGGAGTGTAGAAGGTGACCCTATGGAAGGTGCATTACTTGCCCTGTCAGGTAAAACCGGGATTAATATTATCAAGACAAGAGAAGAGTGGTTACGTACGGATGTAATTCCGTTTGATACCAAATACAAATACATGGCCACCCTTAACCACGACCATGATAATAATGCGTTTATCTTCGTCAAAGGTGCACCAGAGGTGCTATTTGACTTGTGTACTTTGCAACGCTGCAGCAATCACGAAAATGAACCAATCGATAAATTTTATTGGAAGGAACAAGCTGATTCCATCGCAGCTCAAGGACAAAGATTACTAGCTTTCGCTCTCAAACCGGTAATGCCAGGGCATACGGTGCTTGAACATGATGATATAACCGATTCTCTTATTTTTCTCGGGCTCGTGGGATTGATCGACCCTCCACGCGCAGAAGTGATAGAAGCGATCGCTGAGTGCCACCGTGCGGGCATCGAAGTTAAAATGATCACAGGTGATCATGCTCTTACTGCAGTTGCGATCGGCAAGCAACTAGGATTGCACCATAGCGAAAAAGTACTTACCGGAATAGAACTTGAAAAAATCGATGATAAAGCCCTACCCGACGCTATCATGCAAACAGGAATATTCGCGCGAACAAGCCCTGAAGACAAATTACGCCTAGTGATGGCTATGCAATCATCGGGGATGACCGTTGCCATGACTGGAGACGGTGTCAATGATGCCCCTGCTCTCAAACGTGCAGGTGTAGGTATTGCCATGGGACGGACCGGTACAGAAGCAGCAAAAGAGGCTGCCGAAATTGTTCTAACCGATGATAACTTTGCATCAATTGTCGCTGCGGTGCGCGAAGGACGTACCGTATATAATAATCTCAAAAAAGTAATCAGTTGGACTCTTCCTACCAATGCAGGGGAAGCCATGACAATCATTACAGCAATCTTATTTGGACTCAGTCTTCCTATCACACCTATACAGATATTATGGGTTAATATGATCACAGCAGTCACTCTCGGTATCGCCCTTGCATTTGAGCCTATTGAAGAGCATACTATGCAACGCCCTCCGCACCCGCGTAATGAATCACTACTTAGTGGCGGACTCGTATGGCATATCATACTGGTGGCAAGCCTATTTTTAGTAGGGATCTTCGGAATTTATGAATATGCGCTTTGGAAGGGGTATACAGAAAATCTTGCACGTACCATTGCAATGAATACACTCGTATGTATGGAGATCTTTCATCTGCTATTCATCCGTAATATGCACAATATTATCTGGGGATGGAAATCCATACGTGCAACTACTACGGTTTGGATATCTATCAGTATGGTGGTTTTCGGTCAATTTGCACTTACTTACCTACCCTGGCTGCAAAGCATTTTTGAAACTGAAGCAGTGGGACTTTTTGATATGCTTGTCATCCTAGGGATTTCTGTCCTAATGTTCTTAATCATTGAACTCGAAAAACAGATACGCATTCGATGGACCAAATAG
- a CDS encoding MBL fold metallo-hydrolase: MATITSHGAAGVVTGSCHLFAIENGPRILIDCGMYQGPEEEQNFGPFHFDPKEIDYLLITHAHLDHIGRIPKLVKEGFKGTIYTTEATVELAEIILMDSAKIMKEDYETRYRKAQRKGSEDDERLPLYEEEDIEATFNLDWYICEYDNPVSLQEGINVTYRDAGHILGSAFIEISYKERGVEQTIVFSGDIGHDNNIVQHDLAECTHANTLYVESTYGDRNHQSTEDTINEFKKVVIETLNDWGNVLIPSFAIERTQEILCILKEMHDRKELPQCRIFLDSPMATRATQVYNNYSHLLSKKCQDFKERDGTIFDFEWLVYTPDVEASKQINEFDRRTIIIAGSGMCTGGRILHHFKNRLWNRKNTLIFVGYQVEGTLGRHLVDGARWVKIYGEDILVKASIHTINGFSAHADQNAIIKWISNIEDLNRIFLIHGERDKQIILRSVLENVFNQKVHIVEPEEVIYL; encoded by the coding sequence ATGGCAACGATTACTTCTCATGGTGCAGCAGGAGTTGTGACAGGTTCTTGTCATTTGTTTGCGATAGAGAATGGCCCTCGAATTCTTATAGATTGCGGTATGTATCAAGGCCCTGAAGAGGAGCAAAATTTCGGACCGTTCCATTTTGATCCTAAAGAGATCGACTACCTGTTGATCACCCATGCACACTTAGATCATATCGGGCGCATTCCCAAACTGGTAAAAGAGGGCTTTAAGGGTACGATATACACAACAGAGGCAACTGTAGAGCTAGCTGAGATCATCTTAATGGATAGTGCCAAGATTATGAAAGAAGACTATGAGACCAGATATAGGAAGGCCCAAAGAAAAGGTAGCGAAGATGATGAAAGGCTGCCACTGTATGAAGAAGAAGATATAGAGGCAACATTTAATCTGGACTGGTACATTTGTGAATATGATAATCCTGTATCCCTACAGGAAGGAATAAATGTGACATACCGTGATGCCGGTCATATCTTGGGATCAGCATTCATAGAGATCTCTTACAAGGAGAGAGGTGTTGAACAAACGATTGTTTTCTCAGGAGATATAGGTCATGACAATAATATAGTACAACATGATCTCGCAGAGTGTACTCATGCCAATACACTTTATGTAGAATCAACCTATGGTGATCGCAACCATCAGAGTACAGAAGATACGATCAATGAATTTAAGAAAGTCGTGATAGAAACATTAAATGACTGGGGAAACGTACTTATCCCGTCATTTGCAATAGAGAGAACCCAAGAGATCTTGTGTATTCTTAAAGAGATGCATGATAGAAAAGAGCTGCCTCAATGCAGGATCTTTTTAGACAGTCCTATGGCTACCCGTGCGACGCAAGTATATAATAACTATTCTCACCTTTTGAGTAAAAAATGTCAGGACTTCAAAGAACGTGACGGTACCATTTTTGATTTTGAGTGGTTGGTGTATACCCCGGATGTCGAGGCATCAAAACAGATCAACGAATTTGACCGACGCACCATTATCATTGCAGGTAGTGGTATGTGTACAGGAGGCAGGATCTTACATCATTTTAAAAACCGTCTTTGGAACAGAAAAAATACATTGATATTTGTCGGTTATCAGGTTGAAGGTACCTTGGGAAGACATTTGGTCGATGGTGCCAGATGGGTAAAGATCTATGGTGAAGATATTCTTGTAAAAGCATCAATCCATACGATCAACGGATTTTCGGCTCATGCTGATCAAAATGCTATCATAAAATGGATTTCCAATATAGAGGATCTTAATCGTATCTTTTTGATCCATGGTGAAAGAGATAAACAGATCATACTCCGCAGTGTCTTGGAAAATGTTTTTAACCAGAAGGTACATATTGTAGAACCCGAAGAGGTGATCTACCTATAA
- a CDS encoding HAMP domain-containing sensor histidine kinase — MSYMNLLPKTLKNKLLIALFTIGFLPYLLILLYSHHLGEKKILEDTLTTYHTQLDQTKKKIDQELNYLKKEVHFLASLDLMNDMIVEDIDKRIAKLLEQKQTDLELDIDLFALSEDGKIIATSNVSKNHTFFSLKKLKEVQAAGEGIYETPNSVIIFSPIYSSMQNNRQIGYLVFEYYLTNLSAYTTYQPGIHSVLLNAQSKQIIGGKRSFYISDYADIHQTISEKYLIIKEPLLGVLSHWSIIYSIDKTVALKFLNDFILFIWILFISGFLIIAVISIWISRRTLKPIAKLSRATKSITSTQDYTTQVEIEAEEEISELANDFNLLIRETNSAFEKLEKENQLRLLRFIQLIDIFNHLIQTQNEEECIKTAIEKLKVLMPDKEFVFTSEYPSMQTNGTTQQMLLYIRNFQQTTCDYYGSISILSSNISDDPYESKFYHSIATMIMLQLDQIRLIEQTKAVSHAKSTFISHMSHELRTPLHTILGSTQYLLAYENLTDQQLDKIATIEISADHLLGMINDVLDLVQIEAGKVTTTLIDKTSEQITQITKDVIDMLELLAEQKGLSITLIDKLSTPMKLRIDERFFKQILINLFNNAIKFTEKGSIECFIQTCGENLCIVIEDSGIGVTQEDLSRLFTDFTQAKSKDHIHQKGSGLGLAISKKLAHLFDADIILESRGLGYGTKATLILKKVISHKIIYL; from the coding sequence ATGAGTTACATGAACCTGCTGCCAAAAACACTGAAAAACAAACTGCTTATCGCCCTCTTTACCATTGGATTCCTGCCTTATCTTTTGATCTTGCTTTATAGCCATCATCTTGGTGAGAAAAAAATACTCGAAGATACCCTAACGACCTATCATACTCAGCTAGACCAAACAAAAAAGAAAATTGATCAGGAGTTAAACTACTTAAAAAAAGAGGTTCATTTTCTAGCTTCACTGGATCTGATGAACGATATGATCGTTGAGGATATCGACAAACGAATTGCAAAACTTTTAGAGCAGAAACAGACAGATCTTGAACTTGATATAGATCTTTTCGCACTCTCTGAAGATGGAAAGATCATTGCAACATCAAATGTTTCTAAAAACCATACTTTTTTTTCCTTGAAAAAACTTAAAGAGGTGCAGGCAGCCGGAGAGGGTATCTATGAAACACCAAACAGTGTCATCATATTTTCACCGATATATTCCTCCATGCAGAACAACCGTCAAATAGGCTACCTGGTCTTTGAATACTATTTAACCAATCTCTCAGCTTATACTACCTATCAACCTGGTATACACTCGGTTTTGCTCAATGCTCAAAGTAAGCAAATTATAGGGGGAAAACGCTCATTTTATATTTCCGATTATGCTGATATCCACCAAACGATCAGTGAAAAATATCTGATTATCAAAGAGCCTCTTTTGGGCGTACTTTCACACTGGTCCATCATCTATAGCATCGATAAAACGGTGGCATTAAAATTTTTGAATGACTTTATACTTTTTATATGGATACTCTTTATATCAGGGTTTTTGATCATTGCGGTAATATCCATTTGGATAAGCCGACGTACCCTCAAGCCTATTGCCAAACTCTCAAGAGCAACAAAATCCATCACTTCTACACAAGATTACACTACCCAAGTAGAGATTGAGGCAGAAGAAGAGATCAGTGAACTGGCTAATGACTTTAACCTGCTGATACGTGAAACCAACAGCGCATTTGAGAAACTTGAAAAAGAAAATCAACTCCGTTTGCTGCGTTTTATTCAGCTTATTGATATTTTCAATCACCTGATCCAAACTCAAAATGAAGAGGAGTGTATCAAAACGGCTATTGAAAAACTAAAAGTTCTAATGCCGGATAAGGAATTTGTCTTCACTTCGGAGTATCCAAGTATGCAAACGAATGGAACAACCCAGCAGATGCTACTTTATATCAGAAATTTTCAGCAGACAACCTGTGATTATTACGGTAGTATTTCCATTCTTTCATCTAATATCTCTGATGATCCTTATGAATCAAAATTTTACCATTCTATTGCAACGATGATTATGCTGCAGCTGGACCAAATACGTTTGATAGAACAGACAAAAGCGGTCTCCCATGCAAAATCGACCTTCATTTCTCATATGTCACATGAGCTTAGGACACCGCTTCATACCATACTCGGTTCTACACAATACCTGCTCGCTTATGAGAATCTTACCGATCAACAGCTTGACAAAATAGCTACAATCGAAATATCTGCAGACCATCTGCTAGGTATGATCAACGATGTACTTGATCTGGTACAGATCGAAGCCGGCAAGGTCACAACTACTTTGATAGACAAAACAAGTGAGCAGATCACGCAGATCACCAAAGATGTCATTGACATGCTCGAATTACTTGCAGAACAAAAAGGGCTATCTATCACACTAATAGATAAACTCTCAACACCGATGAAACTTCGTATCGATGAAAGATTTTTCAAACAGATACTTATCAATCTCTTTAACAATGCCATAAAATTTACCGAAAAGGGATCGATAGAGTGTTTTATACAAACATGTGGAGAAAACCTGTGCATAGTGATAGAGGACAGTGGTATCGGTGTCACGCAAGAAGACCTCTCACGGCTTTTTACAGATTTCACACAGGCCAAGAGTAAAGACCATATACATCAAAAAGGAAGTGGACTGGGACTAGCGATAAGCAAAAAGCTTGCACATCTCTTTGACGCAGATATCATACTGGAGAGCCGAGGGTTAGGATACGGTACGAAAGCTACCCTTATTCTAAAAAAAGTTATCTCTCATAAGATCATTTATCTTTGA
- a CDS encoding response regulator transcription factor produces MHLLVVEDEHTVADQLKQLLEQERYSCDVAYNYRDALELIDEKNYDLILLDWNLPDGDGLSLLKLMREENTNTPVLMLSAKSEIDDRVEILDAGGDDYLSKPYSNIELFARIRALLRRDTTQKNTLLQCKELTLDTRSHEVKVSGNPIHLSQTEYSLLELLMQNKNIVLTRYQLNEHICREYNSLKQSNLVDVHIKNLRKKIGIEDCIMTVRGVGYTIKDK; encoded by the coding sequence ATGCATTTACTTGTAGTAGAAGATGAACATACTGTAGCAGATCAACTCAAGCAATTGTTGGAGCAGGAACGTTATAGCTGTGATGTGGCATATAACTACCGAGATGCGCTGGAGTTGATCGATGAGAAAAATTATGATCTGATTTTATTGGATTGGAATCTTCCTGACGGTGATGGTCTGTCCTTGTTGAAACTGATGAGAGAGGAGAATACCAATACTCCTGTCTTGATGCTCTCAGCGAAATCAGAGATCGATGACCGTGTAGAGATACTGGATGCCGGCGGAGATGACTATCTGAGCAAACCTTACTCAAATATCGAGCTTTTTGCACGTATCAGGGCACTGTTACGTCGGGATACAACACAGAAAAATACGCTTTTACAATGCAAAGAGTTAACACTTGATACCAGAAGTCACGAGGTAAAGGTATCGGGTAATCCTATTCATCTGAGCCAAACTGAGTATAGCCTGCTTGAACTGTTGATGCAAAACAAAAATATTGTATTGACACGTTATCAGCTTAATGAGCATATCTGCCGTGAATACAATAGTCTTAAGCAGAGTAATCTGGTGGATGTGCATATCAAGAACCTTAGAAAAAAGATAGGCATTGAAGATTGTATCATGACGGTACGTGGAGTAGGGTATACGATCAAAGATAAATGA
- a CDS encoding YceI family protein has translation MKKSLLLLSLVTAWLNAGNLSVTQGSVKAHTEVFGDSAIEPSTSGLNSHLKMASDPLTLNGSIDISMQGLKSDNTDRDEHMYEAINSMKFPQATYTITKVAQEANSYKINGILDFHGTKKPLSIDANIMQKGNKVHISGKSSFLMSNYGVKPPKLLFLTVRDQVDLTINVDFKNK, from the coding sequence ATGAAAAAATCACTTCTACTCTTATCTCTCGTTACAGCATGGCTAAATGCCGGTAATCTAAGTGTCACTCAAGGCAGCGTTAAAGCACATACTGAAGTATTCGGTGATTCTGCCATAGAACCTTCAACTTCCGGATTGAACTCACATTTGAAAATGGCAAGCGACCCCCTAACACTTAACGGTTCTATCGATATCTCGATGCAAGGACTGAAAAGTGATAATACTGATAGGGATGAGCATATGTATGAAGCTATCAATAGTATGAAGTTTCCTCAAGCAACCTACACGATCACAAAAGTAGCTCAAGAAGCAAATAGCTATAAAATTAATGGGATCCTTGATTTTCACGGTACAAAGAAGCCTCTAAGTATTGATGCAAATATCATGCAAAAAGGTAATAAAGTACATATCAGCGGAAAGTCATCGTTTTTGATGTCAAATTATGGAGTTAAACCGCCTAAATTGCTTTTTTTAACGGTTCGTGACCAAGTAGATCTTACAATCAATGTAGATTTCAAAAACAAGTAA
- a CDS encoding ABC transporter permease gives MFKSFLRYKYKTMLILISAISAIASIFLITSLGNGIISMYASMLKTDGDIIVMQRGVADTFFSDVNRTLIEPISKLDGVASAQGVIVGAGAIDIVPIAGIYGVTQNRMSNYQLSKGDYPMDGEVILGETIASILDFPQNIQLLGTDFHVSGIYKSEIGFENGGVVIPITDAEKLFKKSASFLLVSLKDISLSSNDIIEKIKLLSQNIDVKSTTEFIDNYNQFKIIRISSGVIASISFFMGFLAIVSLMSMMINDRRYEFGIKRAMGFSKKKIIIETITEVIGLTLLAFFIAYGISLVLLDQLQQVEKFQGYLSGEIDHMLFVKLLIGSILMAVIGALIPAVIASRIDPIILINRGS, from the coding sequence ATGTTCAAATCCTTTTTACGCTATAAGTACAAAACGATGCTGATACTGATATCAGCCATCTCTGCTATTGCATCGATCTTTCTGATCACGTCGCTTGGAAACGGGATCATCAGTATGTATGCCTCTATGCTCAAAACTGACGGTGATATCATCGTCATGCAGCGCGGAGTGGCAGATACTTTCTTCAGTGACGTTAACCGTACCCTGATAGAGCCCATATCAAAACTTGACGGTGTAGCATCTGCACAAGGTGTGATCGTAGGTGCCGGAGCAATAGATATAGTTCCTATCGCAGGTATATACGGTGTCACCCAAAACCGAATGTCAAACTATCAGTTGAGCAAAGGCGACTACCCGATGGACGGCGAGGTGATCCTTGGTGAAACCATCGCTTCGATTCTGGATTTCCCTCAAAATATCCAGCTGCTGGGCACAGATTTTCATGTTTCAGGTATCTACAAAAGTGAGATAGGGTTTGAAAACGGCGGTGTTGTCATCCCGATCACAGATGCAGAGAAACTTTTCAAAAAAAGTGCATCGTTCCTTCTTGTCTCACTCAAAGATATCAGCCTAAGTAGTAACGACATCATAGAAAAGATCAAATTGCTAAGTCAAAATATCGATGTCAAATCTACAACCGAGTTCATTGACAATTATAACCAGTTCAAGATCATCCGTATCTCAAGCGGTGTGATCGCTTCTATCTCTTTTTTTATGGGATTTTTGGCCATAGTAAGTTTGATGAGTATGATGATCAATGACAGACGTTATGAGTTTGGAATCAAACGTGCTATGGGCTTTTCCAAGAAAAAGATCATCATAGAGACTATCACCGAAGTTATTGGCCTTACACTGTTGGCTTTCTTTATCGCATACGGGATAAGTCTGGTACTGCTTGATCAACTGCAACAAGTAGAAAAATTCCAGGGCTATCTAAGTGGAGAGATCGATCACATGCTCTTTGTAAAACTTTTGATAGGCTCTATTCTCATGGCCGTCATAGGTGCACTAATCCCGGCTGTGATCGCCTCACGTATCGATCCGATCATTCTTATAAACAGAGGAAGTTAA
- a CDS encoding ABC transporter ATP-binding protein, which produces MLQLEHISHSYEDEKILHDINLSIETGSFNIITGESGSGKSTLLSIVSTLLKPTEGEIYYNDVSSKEIPDINRFRNQKVGFIFQFHYLISHLNVYENIAMVTKRPKLEIEVLLDQLDIGHLQGKYPDQISGGQRQRAAIARAMINQPEFIFADEPTGNLDSKNSEIVFELLRGMAATVVVATHDHSRIQPGDRIISLKDGRLC; this is translated from the coding sequence ATGCTGCAACTCGAACATATTTCACACTCCTATGAAGACGAAAAGATACTGCATGATATCAATCTTTCGATTGAAACAGGCAGTTTCAATATTATTACAGGAGAGAGCGGCAGCGGAAAGTCAACCCTGCTTTCTATCGTTTCTACTCTTCTGAAACCTACGGAAGGTGAGATCTATTATAATGATGTCTCAAGTAAAGAGATACCTGATATCAACCGCTTCCGTAATCAGAAGGTAGGTTTTATCTTTCAGTTTCACTATTTGATCAGTCATCTGAATGTCTATGAGAACATCGCTATGGTAACAAAACGCCCAAAACTAGAGATTGAAGTACTTCTCGATCAACTCGATATCGGACATCTTCAAGGAAAGTATCCAGATCAGATCTCCGGCGGTCAGAGACAGCGTGCAGCGATCGCCAGAGCGATGATCAATCAACCAGAGTTTATCTTTGCCGATGAACCTACAGGAAACCTCGATTCCAAAAACTCCGAAATCGTCTTTGAGCTCCTGCGCGGTATGGCTGCAACAGTGGTAGTTGCCACCCATGATCACTCCCGCATCCAGCCAGGTGACAGGATCATTTCTCTTAAGGACGGCCGTTTATGCTAA